The genomic DNA CCATGGTAACGTTCCTCCACGGTGGAACTTAGCGTGATAGGACCAAGATCCAGGAAAGGCACAACGGTGTCACCAAATATAGCGCTGAAATCTACGGAAGCTGTGGCGATAATGACGCAGGCATCATCACCCCCGGTGACCGTGCGCTGCTCCACTGTAAAGCTCACATCCCCTGCATCCAGATCAGGCAGCAAGGCATTGCCGCTACCTGCCTGGTTACCAAACGCCACCAGGTTGGCGGCATTGTTGATTGAAGCTCCCCATTGTGCGCCCTGAGTACAATCGGCATTGACACTTTGCGCGGAGCGACTCATATAGCGGGCGCCAGAAGCCACCGCTTTGCTCAGCGTGTTTTGCTGATAGATAGCCCGCCCCATCTCTGTAATGCCAAACACCAGCACAATCATCAAGGGCAGCAGAATGGCAAACTCCACCATGGCTGCCCCCGCCTGGCGTGCAGGCAATCTATTCATACAGCTGAATCTGCACATGGTAGTTATCATCCGTATCCTGGGCCCAACCGATGAACTCCCCGTAGAAAGTCACATCCGGAGGACCTTCCGCCGGCTTCACCAGAAACATTCGGGCAAAACCATCCCTCGGGAAAATCACACCACTTTTCTTGCCGCCAGTTATGCCCAATGCCTCGCAGCTCAGCACGGCCATGTTCATCACGCGTCGAGACTCCTGACCTGCCGGGTCTGAAGGTTGTCCGGCCACAGGAATGCTGTTGGCGATTTCGTGCTGATAGACCTCATAACGGGATGGGCGACTCACGTTGCTCCAGCCATTTGGCGCCGGCGTGCCATGGTTCGTTGACCAGTAGCTATCAAAGTCCCAATCACCTGCACCAATCCGGCTATCCACTGGATCAGAACTACTATCCAGCGGATAAGGCACCACATTGGGAGCCGGCGGCCAGTCACTGTCATAATTCTGGAAAGGGTTGGGGCCGTCATAAATACCGAACCGGGTATTCCATCCGGCTCTGGTCTTGGCCGTCATTGAGCCTGTCTGGGTGGTGAACGTTGCGGGCTGGCATCCCACATCACCTTCATTGGCGATAAACAGCGACACATCATTTGCTCCGGGACCCGCGTTAGGCGGCTGAAGGAACCCGAAATTACCACTACTCCACTGATTGGATCCCTGCTGTCGCATTTCGATATGGGCACCCACTTCCATTTCTTCGCTGAAATGGGATCCCTCAGGCTCCCAAGGATCGCACATGGCCATGGGAGGATAATTGCAGGTGAAGAAGTTTCGCCCAGCCAAAGCATCGGTTACCGCGGAGGCTGTCTCCGCAGTGTCGATACCCAAGGCGCCAAGCACAGGCAAAAAGATCAGGTCTGACGTGAAGCGGTCACCATCACCCACCAGAGTCGGATCCAGAGTAACTCTGACATAGTGAGCATCCACATCGGATGTGGCAGCGTATTTGCCTGGCTCGACTTCAGCACCACTACAAAAATCTGAAAATCCCGGATCGGAAGGCTTCACATCCGTCTCACTGCCAATGACGCAGAAGAAATCAAATGCTCCATCCGGCAAGCCGGTCGCACCCAGCAGTTCAGTAACACGGGCAAAGCGAGCATCATGCTCCAGCAGATCTCTGGCAGCAGCACGAGCGCGATCCTGGGCGTTATTATCTGAGTTCAGCTCTGCTGCTGCAGCCAGAGCAGCCGCATCTGCCGCGTTCTGCATATCAGTTCGCATCATCAGAACCCGCCCAACATCGATGGCCAAAGCGGCGATACCGATCAGTATCACGATCAGTATGGCCATCATCACCATATAGGCCCCGCGCTGCTGCCTTTTCATCATGCTCACCCTTTTACATTAGTTGGAGCTGGAGACTTCCTCCACGATCCTTCCTTCCTCAACTTTTCCGTCATCTTTGAGGAATCGCTCGTAACCCGCATCCAACTTTCCGCCATGGGTACTGATCACTGGATGGTCCTTGTAGCGGGCGCCCGGATTGATCACCTGTACCTGAGAATTTTGATTCACACTGTAGCCATAATCTGGCCGCAAGGACTCTCTTGCACAGGCACTCAGGAGTACCGCGATTACTACCGTCATAATCTTATTCATTGTGTGCTACCTCCCTGATCTGATGTCCGAACTTGCCGTGCAAACCGCCACGACTTGACGTGTCTTTTGAATCCTCATTTTCCTGCTCACGGGCATTGCGATTCCGGGTAGGCTTATGCTCAAGGAAACCCATCAGATACTGATCAATGTCACTGGGAGGAACGAACACGTCAGTAGGCAGGGCGTACTGATCGATTCGTTTCGGCGTCACCAGTTTCGGCGTGACAATTACCACCAGTTCGCTTTCGTTACGCTTGAACTCGGTGGAACGGAACAAGGCACCCAGCACCGGAATACTGCCCAGTCCCGGAACCTGATTAATGACGTTATTCAAGTCATCCTGGATAAGACCGGCAATGGCAAAGGCCTGTCCATCGGCCATTTCCACGGTGGTTCCGGTACGACGAGTGACAAAGCCGGGGATATTGAAGCCGGACGTCTGAAAGCCATTGGAAGGGTCGATTGCAGAGACTTCCGCATTCAGTTTGATGTTTATGCTGTCATCCGACAGCACCGTTGGCACAAACTTGAGCCCGACACCAAACTCCTTGAACTCCACAGTGATGGTGACATTGCCTTCATCACCATTCTGAGCCACCGGGATGGCCACTTCCCCCCCAGCCAGAAAGCTGGCCTCCTGACCGGACAAGGCAGTCAGGTTGGGCTTGGCCAGCACCTTGGCCAGACCTTCACGCTCCAAAGCGTCGAGCCGCACACTGATACCGTTATAGCCAAAGATAGTAGAAGCTGGATCGGTAAATATTGATGAAAGAAAAGGGATATTATTAGGCGCTATACCGGTAGCCGTGGCCAAGGTCTTGACTCCATCACGATTAAACGCCTGGAGACTGACGCCCAGTTCCTGCAGCGATGTCCTCTTGATCTCGGCAATACGCACTTCCAGCATCACCTGAGTACCGCCCCCTACTTCCAGCATATTTACCACTTTATCTTTCGGCGCAAAGCTCCGCGCTACAGACAAAGCCTGTTCCATGGCCATGACACTGGAAGCTTTTCCAGAAAGAATAACCTGATCGTTGGCGCCACGGATCTGTATTTCGTCCTCTTCAGGCATAAGCTCATAAATTCGACGCTTCATCTGGTCCATGTCGTAGCCGACAATCACATCCATCAGCGCCACAAGATTTCGGTTTTTGTCCCGGAATGCCAGATTGGTATGACCAGGCTTCATTCCCAGAATAAG from Alcanivorax sp. includes the following:
- a CDS encoding TadE family protein, translated to MVEFAILLPLMIVLVFGITEMGRAIYQQNTLSKAVASGARYMSRSAQSVNADCTQGAQWGASINNAANLVAFGNQAGSGNALLPDLDAGDVSFTVEQRTVTGGDDACVIIATASVDFSAIFGDTVVPFLDLGPITLSSTVEERYHGE
- a CDS encoding TadE/TadG family type IV pilus assembly protein; amino-acid sequence: MMKRQQRGAYMVMMAILIVILIGIAALAIDVGRVLMMRTDMQNAADAAALAAAAELNSDNNAQDRARAAARDLLEHDARFARVTELLGATGLPDGAFDFFCVIGSETDVKPSDPGFSDFCSGAEVEPGKYAATSDVDAHYVRVTLDPTLVGDGDRFTSDLIFLPVLGALGIDTAETASAVTDALAGRNFFTCNYPPMAMCDPWEPEGSHFSEEMEVGAHIEMRQQGSNQWSSGNFGFLQPPNAGPGANDVSLFIANEGDVGCQPATFTTQTGSMTAKTRAGWNTRFGIYDGPNPFQNYDSDWPPAPNVVPYPLDSSSDPVDSRIGAGDWDFDSYWSTNHGTPAPNGWSNVSRPSRYEVYQHEIANSIPVAGQPSDPAGQESRRVMNMAVLSCEALGITGGKKSGVIFPRDGFARMFLVKPAEGPPDVTFYGEFIGWAQDTDDNYHVQIQLYE
- a CDS encoding type II and III secretion system protein family protein yields the protein MNTDIRLPGWSMCVVAAFMMAMVSTVYASEGYELQFSDGLQKEELSLSLGKSQMIYSPSPLDQVVIGNPEIADIKLLSSRHVLILGMKPGHTNLAFRDKNRNLVALMDVIVGYDMDQMKRRIYELMPEEDEIQIRGANDQVILSGKASSVMAMEQALSVARSFAPKDKVVNMLEVGGGTQVMLEVRIAEIKRTSLQELGVSLQAFNRDGVKTLATATGIAPNNIPFLSSIFTDPASTIFGYNGISVRLDALEREGLAKVLAKPNLTALSGQEASFLAGGEVAIPVAQNGDEGNVTITVEFKEFGVGLKFVPTVLSDDSINIKLNAEVSAIDPSNGFQTSGFNIPGFVTRRTGTTVEMADGQAFAIAGLIQDDLNNVINQVPGLGSIPVLGALFRSTEFKRNESELVVIVTPKLVTPKRIDQYALPTDVFVPPSDIDQYLMGFLEHKPTRNRNAREQENEDSKDTSSRGGLHGKFGHQIREVAHNE